From one Anopheles bellator chromosome 1, idAnoBellAS_SP24_06.2, whole genome shotgun sequence genomic stretch:
- the LOC131205790 gene encoding cytochrome b5 reductase 4 — MENANSLQLPKPAKPVKNATTSPLISPVKQPTLGTKTSSGSATGNPRNKTALKPGHSLMDWIRLGNSGVDLTGTGGRVQPVNHAELAKHNRPDDAWMAIRGKVYNVTRYMDFHPGGPDELMRGIGKDATKLFDEVHAWVNYESLLAKCYIGPLRTTVTITLTDSGKPNSKLPPPPPSFLAVKPIVPAQAAPTTSADDQRVTVLPASFSNASIVSSDSDDSLKLSIPIVPRFDWIQKTADLTLIFYTRTLANPGVIVEYGEREDDPLTVTILLEASTQYRYRFRLANPVRWPCTVRTSLETGKIELTFAKAIPALWTGFGEMEHERKENCEMQLHEYDVTTRLEITHDSCALLLKPKSDRLLMVTPVGYHVSVSASIDGEYVSRSYTPVPPGCIGTDCPIGSVPLLVKSYPDGSLSKHLTRPVPLATALQVSQPSGNFGLCKLRHHNRFALLAAGSGLTPMVALLNYLLDRTSNRIEHIAVLYFNKTEADIWCREMLENLCKKDKRLTVVHYLSETEQPDIAVPDVRAQTSTAHGRVTLDIVRQLTTGESPAYASYCCVCGPKPFNELCLQYFAQTDHNPKHLHCFQG; from the exons GCAACCCACGGAACAAAACGGCCCTGAAGCCGGGCCACTCGCTGATGGACTGGATCCGGTTGGGTAACTCGGGTGTCGATCTGACCGGCACAGGTGGACGCGTACAGCCGGTAAACCATGCGGAACTGGCCAAGCACAATCGGCCCGACGACGCCTGGATGGCGATCCGGGGGAAGGTGTACAACGTGACGCGCTACATGGACTTTCATCCGGGAG GACCCGACGAGCTGATGCGTGGCATTGGCAAAGACGCAACGAAGCTGTTCGACGAAGTGCACGCTTGGGTGAACTACGAATCGTTGCTGGCCAAGTGCTACATAGGGCCGCTGCGTACCACGGTCACCATCACGCTCACGGATAGCGGCAAACCGAACAGCAAgcttcctccgccgccgccctccTTCCTGGCCGTCAAACCAATCGTCCCCGCCCAAGCTGCGCCAACAACTAGCGCCGACGACCAAAGGGTCACGGTCCTGCCCGCGAGCTTCTCGAACGCCTCGATCGTCAGCTCCGACAGTGACGATTCGTTGAAGCTTTCCATTCCGATCGTCCCGCGATTCGATTGGATCCAGAAGACGGCCGACCTCACCCTGATCTTCTACACCCGCACCCTGGCCAACCCGGGTGTGATCGTGGAGTACGGGGAACGGGAGGACGACCCGCTCACGGTGACCATCCTGCTTGAGGCCAGCACACAGTATCGCTATCGGTTCCGGTTGGCCaaccccgttcggtggccctGCACGGTGCGTACTTCGCTGGAAACGGGCAAGATCGAGCTGACGTTCGCCAAAGCAATCCCGGCCCTCTGGACCGGCTTCGGTGAGATGGAGCACGAGCGAAAGGAGAACTGTGAGATGCAGCTGCACGAGTACGACGTGACGACGAGGCTCGAGATCACGCACGACTCctgcgcgctgctgctgaaacCCAAGAGTGATCGACTGCTGATGGTTACCCCGGTCGGGTATCACGTGTCGGTGTCGGCCTCGATCGATGGAGAGTACGTGTCGCGGAGCTACACACCCGTACCGCCCGGTTGCATCGGAACGGACTGTCCGATCGGCTCGGTGCCGTTGCTCGTCAAATCGTACCCGGACGGAAGCCTCTCGAAGCACCTAACACGGCCGGTCCCATTGGCCACGGCGCTGCAGGTGTCGCAGCCGAGCGGGAACTTTGGGCTGTGCAAACTGCGCCATCACAATCGGTTcgcgctgctggcggccggcaGTGGACTAACGCCAATGGTGGCCTTACTGAACTATCTGCTCGATCGCACCAGCAACCGGAT AGAACACATCGCCGTGCTGTACTTCAACAAAACCGAAGCGGATATCTGGTGCCGGGAGATGctggaaaatttatgcaaaaaggacaaaag GCTAACGGTGGTGCATTACCtgtcggaaacggaacagccGGATATTGCTGTGCCGGACGTCCGCGCGCAAACGAGCACCGCCCATGGTCGCGTAACGCTCGACATCGTCCGCCAGCTGACAACGGGCGAGTCGCCGGCGTACGCGAGCTACTGCTGCGTCTGTGGCCCGAAACCGTTCAATGAGCTGTGCCTGCAGTACTTCGCGCAAACGGATCATAACCCCAAACATCTGCACTGCTTTCAGGGTTAG
- the LOC131205212 gene encoding parkin coregulated gene protein homolog, with protein MATKSSSASFLFEVRSLSVARPVRSVKSASSALRPVPAFSIESLQKNTYVMGPPKTQKQRYMIQPKATSFRMYYERGDLPIKMEYLTGGDKIAWTVDIDKLDYGLYLPLFFDGLSETRHPYKTYARQGVQDLLAHGGDKIYPVIPQLIIPIKNALNTRNMEVMCVTLKIIQQLVMSSDLIGPALVPFYRQLLPMFNAYKVKNINSGDAIDYGQKNNMNVGDLIDETLQVLERHGGEDAFINIKYMVPTYESCYLN; from the exons ATGGCCACCAAATCGTCGTCAGCGTCCTTCCTGTTCGAGGTGCGGTCGCTGTCCGTTGCCCGACCCGTGCGCAGCGTCAAGAGTGCCTCGTCTGCGCTCCGCCCAGTGCCTGCGTTTTCCATCGAGTCCCTGCAGAAGAACACCTACGTCATGGGGCCACCGAAGACCCAAAAAC AGCGCTACATGATCCAGCCGAAGGCCACCTCCTTCCGGATGTACTACGAGCGGGGTGATCTGCCGATCAAGATGGAGTACCTGACCGGGGGCGACAAGATCGCCTGGACCGTGGACATCGACAAGCTCGACTACGGCCTGTACCTGCCGCTGTTCTTCGACGGGCTCTCGGAGACGCGCCACCCGTACAAAACGTACGCCAGGCAGGGTGTCCAGGACCTGCTGGCCCACGGTGGCGACAAGATCTATCCCGTCATTCCGCAGCTAATTATCCCCATCAAGA ATGCGCTCAACACGCGCAACATGGAAGTTATGTGCGTAACGCTCAAAATCATCCAGCAGCTCGTGATGTCGTCCGATTTGATAGGGCCGGCCCTGGTCCCGTTCTACCGCCAGCTGCTGCCAATGTTTAACGCGTACAAGGTGAAGAACA TTAACTCCGGTGACGCCATCGATTACGGCCAGAAGAACAACATGAACGTGGGCGACCTGATTGACGAGACGCTCCAGGTGCTGGAACGCCACGGGGGCGAGGACGCGTTCATCAACATCAAGTACATGGTCCCGACGTACGAGTCCTGCTACCTGAACTGA
- the LOC131215928 gene encoding CTTNBP2 N-terminal-like protein → MAEVGTSSSGDGEAAAPDKPKGTVKFSEADLAAIKQTSDTLKRNPKIDFSKADLLKLLSYLEGELQARDVVIAVLKTEKIKQLLTAPRYSKSTNLNDPHAALFRDQLAASGNIASRQSSIQAAQSEHEMRLMNDQRSGVREQMDSLATLVMQQRQAQAKMIEALKDAEERHKRVVQELYDERRKHEHTTAQGDDITYGLEIERSRLKQELDHEREQHKVVEIELKKIQEQFEAEKNRQKQIVLLLLAERKKIIIKYIEERKRSEDLAQILSEEKQRVDTIAEGLEEESKKSLRMEAELEKQAQQFKIERKLLHQSLAKEEKRVKDQEVEILQLKAEIELLRKQGGIRHPLVAPQLPTKPGGLVPSRPSIGGAGSGVSPASVSSSIPGSGAIVTGGGVGVLPGVLPGQMISSMATKVVQPTATVSSVPVSAPTTGIARSVSPGQLIRQTAISQLSVTSPNTVGQVTGTSPGGVPGATPSDTYASTTPAGKMTSVGVRKAVGVAAVTVIGAPGAAAAGSSAGSPTVIGGSTATIKKTIIPPVGGRGVPPPIPPNKPQIPPKLSGTSAVAAVAAGAISSRIPFLSHAGGGSNSSSGSSSSSGSSTGSIGSLGSNGGSITTPVSPVGSNSTFGTAGVGSSASSASSVVNSNAPIANSVPLSAGFASNTISQSTANNAMSASANANALPQQHHHHPHPAPPPTLHSHYLHHVPHGSAAVTAQHQASVNNVIASPTVVSGAVPATAAIAAASVAPTTASAITAQQQSLTSPAGSSPSVPSTAGGPSEILTNIGCEGGIV, encoded by the exons ATGGCCGAGGTGGGCACCAGCTCCAGCGGTGACGGGGAAGCGGCCGCCCCGGACAAACCGAAGGGAACGGTCAAGTTCAGCGAAGCCGACCTAGCCGCCATCAAGCAAACTAGCGACACGCTGAAG CGAAATCCAAAGATCGACTTCAGCAAAGCGGATCTGCTGAAGTTGCTCAGCTATCTGGAGGGAGAACTGCAGGCACGCGACGTCGTTATCGCGGTGCTGAAGACGGAAAAGATAAAGCAACTGCTGACGGCACCGCGCTACAGCAAATCGACCAACCTGAACGACCCACATGCGGCACTGTTTCGCGATCAGCTAGCGGCCAGCGGTAATATTGCCAGCCGGCAGTCCTCCATCCAGGCGGCCCAGTCCGAGCACGAGATGCGCCTGATGAATGACCAGCGAAGCGGTGTCCGTGAGCAGATGGATTCGCTGGCCACGCTCGTTATGCAGCAGCGTCAGGCGCAGGCGAAAATGATCGAGGCGCTGAAGGACGCCGAAGAACGCCACAAGCGCGTGGTGCAGGAGCTGTACGATGAGCGGCGCAAACACGAGCACACGACGGCTCAAGGTGACGACATTACGTACGGGCTGGAGATCGAACGGTCGCGCCTGAAGCAGGAGCTAGATCACGAGCGCGAACAGCACAAGGTGGTCGAGATCGAATTGAAGAAGATTCAGGAGCAGTTCGAAGCGGAAAAGAATCGCCAGAAGCAGATcgtactgttgctgctggcggaacggaagaaaattaTTATCAAGTACATCGAGGAACGCAAGCGGAGCGAAGACCTGGCGCAGATACTGTCGGAGGAGAAGCAACGCGTCGACACGATTGCCGAAGGGCTGGAggaagagagcaaaaaatcacTCCGGATGGAGGCAGAACTCGAGAAGCAGGCGCAACAGTTTAAGATCGAACGCAAACTGCTTCACCAAAGTCTGGCGAAGGAGGAAAAACG AGTGAAAGATCAGGAGGTAGAAATATTGCAACTGAAGGCGGAAATTGAGTTGCTGCGAAAGCAGGGCGGAATACGGCATCCGCTAGTGGCGCCGCAACTACCGACGAAGCCCGGTGGCCTCGTACCGTCGCGTccgtcgatcggtggtgccggcAGTGGTGTTTCTCCGGCCAGTGTGTCCAGCAGTATTCCCGGAAGCGGTGCAATCgtgaccggtggtggcgtgg gagtGCTGCCGGGTGTCCTCCCGGGGCAGATGATTAGTAGCATGGCGACGAAGGTGGTCCAACCGACCGCAACCGTATCGAGCGTTCCCGTGTCTGCACCAA CCACCGGCATTGCAAGATCCGTTTCTCCCGGGCAACTCATTCGTCAGACGGCCATTTCGCAACTGTCGGTCACTTCACCCAACACCGTGGGCCAAGTGACGGGCACCAGCCCTGGAGGCGTTCCGGGAGCCACGCCATCGGACACGTATGCCAGCACCACGCCAGCGGGAAAG ATGACCAGTGTGGGCGTTCGTAAAGCGGTGGGCGTTGCAGCTGTGACCGTCATCGGAGCGCCCGGAGCCGCCGCGGCAGGATCATCAGCCGGATCACCAACCGTCATCGGGGGTTCGACGGCGACCATCAAGAAGACAATAATTCCACCGGTCGGTGGGCGCGGGGTGCCACCACCGATTCCACCCAACAAGCCCCAGATACCGCCGAAGCTGTCGGGCACATCGGCAGTTGCAgctgtggccgccggtgccatCTCGTCCCGCATACCGTTTCTCAGtcacgctggtggtggaagcaacagtagcagcggcagcagcagcagcagcggaagcagcaCTGGCAGTATTGGGTCTCTGGGCAGCAACGGTGGCAGCATTACGACGCCCGTCAGTCCGGTTGGCAGTAACAGCACCTTTGGCACGGCCGGCGTCGGCAGTAGTGCTAGTAGTGCCAGCAGCGTAGTGAACAGCAACGCTCCTATTGCCAATAGCGTGCCACTGTCGGCCGGTTTCGCCAGCAACACAATCTCACAGAGCACCGCTAACAATGCTATGTCCGCAAGCGCCAATGCGAACGCCTTACCGCAgcaacatcaccatcatccTCATCCAGCTCCACCTCCGACACTTCATTCACATTATCTTCATCATGTTCCGCACGGTTCCGCGGCGGTCACGGCACAGCACCAAGCCTCCGTCAATAATGTTATCGCCTCTCCTACAGTTGTCAGTGGTGCTgtcccagcaacagcagcaatcgcagcaGCCTCAGTCGCACCAACAACCGCATCAGCCATCACTGCACAACAACAAAGTCTTACGTCGCCAGCAGGCTCATCTCCATCCGTTCCATCAACCGCCGGGGGGCCATCAGAAATACTGACAAACATCGGCTGCGAAGGTGGGATCGTGTAA
- the LOC131206397 gene encoding EKC/KEOPS complex subunit Lage3, which yields MSIAGETSISLKIPFPSRRHAEIAFDALRVDSEPNRSFVRKTIKHEDNYLILELSGEQPKNVRVGLTAFLESLILCCETLDQFGPPVSEQYLHY from the exons ATGAGCATCGCTGGAGAAACAAGCAT ATCCCTAAAAATCCCGTTCCCCAGCAGGCGTCACGCGGAAATAGCGTTCGATGCGCTGCGAGTTGATAGCGAGCCGAACCGTAGCTTTGTAAGGAAAACGATCAAGCACGAGGACAATTACCTGATCCTGGAGCTATCCGGTGAGCAGCCGAAAAACGTGCGCGTGGGACTGACCGCATTCTTGGAGTCGCTTATTCTGTGCTGTGAAACGCTCGATCAGTTCGGTCCGCCCGTGTCGGAACAATATCTGCACTACTAA
- the LOC131206396 gene encoding uncharacterized protein LOC131206396: MPEHTPAPTPGRAIYGFALFLLFKTLFAMYVVWAFVPTAVFDHVGLVYLPDKYFALFIPIVALVAVTLFAFLIYPSLALAMTPDADERETITDGFAIVRCKYRFPDGQSCNQRVDDPYGAGWNAKRHCEKHATRLNEQQQRTVRVANFCDCPYESQCLLRKDPDYLPTLRAKDPIPAVCDLSLAKVSRALYRRY, from the coding sequence ATGCCGGAACATACACCAGCTCCAACTCCCGGTCGGGCTATCTACGGATTCGCACTGTTTCTACTCTTCAAAACGCTCTTTGCCATGTACGTCGTATGGGCTTTCGTCCCGACCGCAGTGTTTGATCATGTTGGTCTCGTCTACCTGCCGGACAAATACTTCGCCCTCTTCATACCGATTGTGGCCCTCGTGGCCGTGACGCTGTTTGCCTTCCTCATCTATCCTTCGCTGGCGCTCGCCATGACACCGGATGCGGATGAGCGAGAAACGATTACCGATGGGTTCGCCATCGTTCGGTGCAAGTATCGCTTCCCGGATGGCCAAAGTTGCAATCAGCGTGTCGACGATCCGTACGGTGCGGGGTGGAATGCAAAGCGACACTGCGAGAAGCACGCAACACGCCtcaacgagcagcagcagcggacggTGCGAGTGGCCAACTTTTGCGATTGCCCCTACGAATCGCAATGTCTTCTGCGCAAAGATCCGGACTATCTGCCGACGCTGCGAGCCAAAGATCCCATACCGGCCGTCTGTGACCTTAGCTTAGCCAAAGTGAGTCGTGCACTCTACCGAAGGTATTAG
- the LOC131206394 gene encoding nucleolar GTP-binding protein 2, whose protein sequence is MPKVSSRPGPPRKTQMNKAKHSMNPDRPAQGLKGVAKPRTKATIKRLQMYRNFKAKRNRDGKILTPAPFQGWVASGTVARVEPTPKWFANSRVISQKALQKFQDEMGKAVNDPYKVIMKPTNLPITLLNETARYQRVHLLDTESYDTVFGKKKLRKRPSLKVRDLEDLTRTAEESADRYDETKDHDLERDDGGVRDAVREYIFAAGQSKRIWNELHKVIDSADVLLQVLDARDPMGTRSKYIETFLRKEKPHKHLFFILNKVDLVPIWVTQRWVALLSKEYPTIAFHASLTHPFGKGALINLLRQIGKLHVDKKQISVGFIGYPNVGKSSVINALRSKKVCKVAPIAGETKVWQYITLMKRIFLIDCPGIVYPTAETDTEKVLKAVVRVELVNNPEDYIEEVLRRIRKEYVIKTYGITEWEDHVDFLEQIARKTGKLLKKGEPDVQTVAKMILNDWQRGRLPFYVAPEGFEVPKSVSERPPTETSEGGEEQANETVQAEDDQKSSYSGVTATPTLPESVRKGRELFQIQDFRKIKVNLEFESEDVREIDKIDLELLEKLKEEKKNEAKAKKANRKKSSGGDDGDSSGISDFYSEDEYDEDAGRVVHRSAREKVGDGSKKQKMSPAETEEPQPGTSSSTATTSKPTVKLTSRQKRAVERAAKRKKIGSNFYETHNVKNRNRNKKADTDD, encoded by the coding sequence ATGCCGAAAGTAAGTTCGCGGCCGGGGCCGCCCCGGAAGACCCAGATGAACAAGGCGAAACACTCGATGaacccggaccggccggcccaaGGCCTGAAAGGGGTCGCTAAACCGCGCACGAAGGCAACCATCAAGCGGCTGCAGATGTACCGGAACTTCAAGGCCAAGCGCAATCGTGATGGCAAGATCCTGACGCCGGCCCCGTTCCAGGGTTGGGTTGCCAGTGGCACAGTGGCGCGAGTTGAACCGACTCCGAAATGGTTCGCCAACTCGCGCGTCATCTCGCAGAAAGCGCTGCAAAAGTTTCAGGACGAGATGGGCAAAGCGGTGAATGATCCGTACAAAGTGATCATGAAGCCCACCAATCTGCCCATCACACTGCTGAACGAAACGGCACGCTACCAGCGGGTGCATTTGCTCGATACCGAGAGCTACGATACGGTGTTCGGCAAGAAGAAGCTCCGGAAGCGCCCGTCGCTAAAGGTTCGTGATCTGGAGGATCTCACCCGGACAGCCGAGGAGTCGGCGGACCGGTACGATGAGACGAAAGACCACGATTTAGAacgcgacgacggtggtgtgCGAGATGCGGTGCGCGAGTACATCTTTGCCGCCGGCCAAAGCAAGCGCATCTGGAACGAGCTCCACAAGGTGATCGATTCGGCGGACGTTTTGCTGCAGGTGCTGGATGCCCGCGATCCGATGGGAACGCGCTCGAAGTACATCGAAACCTTTCTGCGAAAGGAGAAACCGCACAAGCATCTATTCTTCATTCTGAACAAAGTGGATCTGGTGCCGATCTGGGTGACACAGCGCTGGGTGGCGCTTCTGAGCAAAGAGTATCCGACGATCGCGTTTCACGCATCGTTGACGCACCCGTTTGGCAAGGGTGCGCTGATCAATCTGTTGCGCCAGATCGGGAAACTGCATGTGGACAAAAAGCAGATTAGCGTCGGATTCATCGGTTACCCGAACGTTGGCAAGTCGTCCGTCATCAACGCGTTGCGGAGCAAGAAGGTGTGCAAAGTGGCACCGATCGCCGGCGAAACGAAGGTTTGGCAGTACATTACGCTGATGAAGCGCATCTTTCTGATCGACTGCCCGGGGATCGTGTATCCGACTGCCGAAACCGACACGGAAAAGGTGCTGAAGGCCGTGGTGCGCGTCGAGTTGGTCAACAACCCGGAGGATTACATCGAAGAGGTGTTGCGGCGCATCCGGAAGGAGTACGTCATCAAGACGTACGGTATTACTGAGTGGGAAGATCATGTGGACTTTCTCGAGCAGATCGCCCGCAAAACGGGCAAACTGTTGAAGAAGGGCGAGCCGGATGTGCAGACCGTGGCCAAAATGATACTAAACGATTGGCAACGCGGGCGGCTGCCGTTCTACGTGGCGCCGGAAGGCTTCGAAGTACCGAAATCGGTCTCCGAACGGCCGCCAACTGAAACATCAGAGGGCGGCGAAGaacaagcgaacgaaacggtgcAAGCGGAAGACGATCAGAAGAGTAGCTACTCGGGCGTGACGGCTACACCGACACTTCCCGAGTCTGTAAGGAAGGGCCGTGAACTGTTTCAGATACAGGACTTCCGGAAGATCAAGGTTAACCTTGAGTTCGAGAGCGAGGATGTTCGGGAGATCGATAAGATCGATCTGGAGTTGCTGGAGAAGCTGAAGGAGGAGAAAAAGAATGAGGCCAAGGCGAAGAAGGCCAACCGCAAGAAGAGCTCGGGCGGAGACGATGGCGATTCATCCGGTATCAGTGACTTCTACTCGGAAGACGAATACGACGAAGATGCGGGTCGCGTGGTGCATCGCAGTGCCAGGGAAAAGGTTGGCGATGGCtcaaagaaacagaaaatgtcGCCGGCTGAGACAGAGGAACCGCAACCTGGCACTAGCAGCTCCACGGCCACTACCTCCAAACCGACCGTTAAGCTTACATCGAGACAGAAGCGAGCAGTCGAACGTGcggcgaagcggaagaagatCGGCAGCAATTTCTACGAAACGCACAACGTTAAGAATcgcaatcgaaacaaaaaggcCGACACGGACGACTGA